A DNA window from Loxodonta africana isolate mLoxAfr1 chromosome 7, mLoxAfr1.hap2, whole genome shotgun sequence contains the following coding sequences:
- the LOC135231682 gene encoding olfactory receptor 4A5-like gives MGHSNNVTEFVLLGLTQDPEGQKVLFVMFLLIYIVTMVGNLLIVMTVVVSPSLGCPMYFFLAYLSLMDAVYSTAISPKMILDLLCDKKTISFSACMGQLFIEHLFGGAEVFLLVAMAYDRYVAICKPLHYLTIMNRQVCILLLVVAWVGGFFHSLVQLLFVHSLPFCGPNIIDHFCCAIYPLLELACTDTYFIGLTVVANGGAICMIIFILLLISYGVVLSSLKTHSQEGRHKALSTCSSHITVVVLFFVPCIFMYVRPVSKFPIDKSVTVVYTVITPMLNPLIYTLRNSEMKNAMEKIWGRNLTTGRVRMSIHTENNIANSKARNRQRMITMND, from the coding sequence ATGGGACACAGTAACAATGTAACAGAATTTGTCCTCCTGGGACTCACTCAGGATCCTGAGGGCCAAAAAGTGTTATTTGTCATGTTTCTGCTCATCTACATTGTCACGATGGTGGGCAACCTGCTCATTGTCATGACTGTTGTTGTCAGCCCATCCCTTGGCtgtcccatgtacttcttccttgcctatctgtcactcatggatgctgtttattccaCTGCCATTTCTCCCAAAATGATTCTAGACTTACTCTGTGATAAAAAGACTATTTCCTTCTCGGCTTGCATGGGCCAGCTCTTTATAGAACACTTATTTGGTGGTgccgaggtctttcttctggtggcaatggcctatgatcgctatgtggccatctgtaagccacTACACTACTTGACCATCATGAATCGACAGGTttgcattctgttgctggtggtgGCCTGGGTTGGAGGTTTTTTTCACTCTTTGGTTCAACTTCTCTTTGTGCACAGCCtccccttctgtggccccaacaTCATAGATCACTTCTGCTGTGCTATATACCCATTATTGGAGCTCGCTTGCACTGACACCTATTTTATAGGCCTCACTGTTGTTGCCAATGGTGGAGCCATCTGTATGATAATTTTTATCCTTCTACTAATCTCCTATGGGGTCGTCCTAAGCTCCCTGAAGACTCACAGTCAGGAGGGGAGGCACAAAGCCCTGTCTACCTGCAGCTCCCACATCACAGTGGTTGTCCTCTTTTTTGTTCCCTGTATTTTCATGTATGTTAGACCTGTTTCCAAATTTCCCATTGACAAATCCGTGACTGTGGTTTATACAGTTATCACTCCCATGTTGAATCCTCTGATATACACCCTGAGaaattctgagatgaaaaatgctATGGAAAAAATCTGGGGTAGAAATTTAACCACAGGTAGAGTAAGAATGAGCATCCACACTGAAAATAACATTGCTAATTCTAAAGCAAGAAATAGGCAACGAATGATCACAATGAATGATTAA